The following nucleotide sequence is from Mucilaginibacter sp. cycad4.
TGAAAAAAAGTGTGAAAATCCATCATTCCAGCCCGTGGCGAAGGCTTGCAATTTCACAGGTATGCAGCCCGCATTTATCCCCGGTTTTTTAATTTTGATCCCTCACAATTTCTTACTTTCCGGCTCATTCCCCCTCCAATCCTGCCTCTTGATTCTTAATTTCTTGCCTCTTGATTTCTTGCCTCTTGATTCTTGATTTCTTGACTCTTGACTCCTCTTGATTCTTAATTACTTTTACACCAATGAATTTTACCGACGAAGTGGTACAATGGTACTTAAACAACAAACGCGACCTGCCCTGGCGTAATACTACTGATCCTTATGTGATCTGGCTATCTGAGATCATCCTGCAGCAAACCCGGGTAGAACAGGGCATGCCTTATTTTTACCGCTTCCTTGAAAAATATCCTGATGTAAGCAGTTTTGCCGCCGCCCATGAGGATGAGATCCTGAAGCTATGGCAGGGATTGGGTTACTACTCAAGGGGGCGCAATATGCTCAAAACAGCCCGGCTTGTACAGGAACTCCATAACGGCCACTTTCCTGACAGCTATAATGAACTGATAAAACTAAAAGGTATTGGCGAATATACAGCCGCCGCTATCGCGTCGTTTGCGGCTAATGAAGCCAAAGCTGTGGTGGACGGTAACGTTTATCGTGTACTGGCACGCTACCTGGGTATTTATGAGCCCATCAACTCAACCGGGGGTAAAAAAACATTTCAAAAGGCTGCCGATGATTTTCTTAATAAGAAAATGCCGGGACTGCACAATCAGGCTATGATGGAGTTTGGCGCTATGCTGTGCAAACCTAAAAATCCAGCCTGCGGTATTTGCCCTGTCCGCCTGGGTTGTGTAGCCTTTAACACCGATGCTGTTGCCGATCTCCCGGTGAAATTAAAAACAGTAAAAGTACGTGAGCGCTTTTTTAATTATTTCCTGGTAACTAACGGCAATACCGTTTTGATGAGCAAAAGGGGCGATAAAGACATCTGGGCCAATATGTTTGATTTACCCATGGTAGAAACAAGCTCACTTTTAACCCTGGAAGAGCTATTGAAACAACCTGAAGTTTTAGCTGTTTTTGGTAATGATATTAAAGCTATTGAAGTTTCGACGGTGCATAAACACATCCTTACCCATCAGCGGCTTTTTGTAAGGCTGATAAAAATTGAAAACCAGCCCCTCAAAACAAACGAAAACTGGGTTAAAATCAACGTTCAAAACCTGCCGGAGTTAGCATTGCCAAAAATCATTTTTATATTATTAAAAAATATTTTTAATTTGTAAAATAATTTTGCGTTAATTTATGGCATGTCTGGAATAAACAAAGTAATACTCGTTGGTCACTTAGGCAAAGACCCTGAAGTACGGAATTTAGAAGGTGGCGTATCCGTTACGAGTTTCCCTTTAGCTACTTCCGAAACCTTTAATAAAGATGGCCGCAAGGTTGAACAAACCGAATGGCATAACATTGTAATGTGGCGTGGCCTGGCCGAAGTTGCAGCCAGGTT
It contains:
- the mutY gene encoding A/G-specific adenine glycosylase is translated as MNFTDEVVQWYLNNKRDLPWRNTTDPYVIWLSEIILQQTRVEQGMPYFYRFLEKYPDVSSFAAAHEDEILKLWQGLGYYSRGRNMLKTARLVQELHNGHFPDSYNELIKLKGIGEYTAAAIASFAANEAKAVVDGNVYRVLARYLGIYEPINSTGGKKTFQKAADDFLNKKMPGLHNQAMMEFGAMLCKPKNPACGICPVRLGCVAFNTDAVADLPVKLKTVKVRERFFNYFLVTNGNTVLMSKRGDKDIWANMFDLPMVETSSLLTLEELLKQPEVLAVFGNDIKAIEVSTVHKHILTHQRLFVRLIKIENQPLKTNENWVKINVQNLPELALPKIIFILLKNIFNL